In a single window of the Raphanus sativus cultivar WK10039 chromosome 9, ASM80110v3, whole genome shotgun sequence genome:
- the LOC108826219 gene encoding probable splicing factor 3A subunit 1, whose translation MTLIPSVSIISCLCPTFCSLDFLKELDTIKVTAQFSVWYGHYFVWALRNHMTQLEFLSPKHSWNAFYKECKQGFEKVLKPPKDSREKLYKSADYTGAVQQGFKQRIQQDDPVKERKWLEQGERAMIDWHDSVSKPFAIEEVQELPPQGPDAKRQKLDDWVLVPENQFLAQHPGAASLTVSFPNRQGFTLKVELSVSVLFLKQRIAQVIEIPAVKYKLSGKSGVLEDDKKSLAHYNVGPGDILTLSL comes from the exons ATGACACTAATACCTTCTGTAAGCATCATATCCTGTCTCTGCCCAACCTTCTGCAGTTTAGACTTCCTTAAGGAGCTTGATACAATTAAGGTCACAGCTCAGTTTTCAGTGTGGTATGGGCATTATTTTGTGTGGGCTCTGAGAAATCATATGACCCAGCTTGAGTTTCTTAGTCCAAAACATAGCTGGAACGCTTTTTACAAGGAGTGTAAACAGGGATTTGAGAAAGTGCTGAAGCCCCCCAAAGACTCTAGAGAAAAGCTGTATAAGAGTGCCGATTACACAGGGGCCGTTCAGCAGGGTTTCAAACAACGTATTCAACAGGATGATCCTGTCAAGGAGCGTAAATGGCTAGAGCAGGGGGAGAGGGCAATGATTGATTGGCATGATTCTGTATCCAAACCATTTGCCATCGAGGAGGTTCAAGAGCTACCACCTCAAGGACCAGATGCTAAGAGACAAAAGCTTGATGACTGGGTTCTTGTTCCAGAAAACCAATTTCTTGCTCAGCATCCG GGTGCAGCTTCACTTACGGTTTCTTTTCCCAACCGACAAGGATTTACGTTGAAGGTGGAATTGTCCGTAAGTGTTCTATTTTTGAAGCAGCGAATAGCTCAAGTGATCGAAATTCCAGCGGTCAAGTACAAGTTAAGTGGAAAATCGGGGGTTCTGGAGGACGACAAGAAGTCACTTGCACACTACAATGTGGGACCTGGAGATATCCTAACACTGTCTCTGTGA
- the LOC108824718 gene encoding uncharacterized protein LOC108824718, translated as MFRPKKKKELSLTEELKELELLEEGEMVDIPDLENDDLIEENSLSVVVRCLNPTVHKVGGLVKALPPIWGLEDNAHGRGVGADRVQFIFQSSRDLHHVLTRGPWFVNGWIVSLDQWSPSPPPNFLHKILFWIRIRGIPVHLLKKKAVETLIGPLGEIEKIELHAKNSTSVEYIRAQVWINTDEPLQFRRTARFKSGEVVPTELEYERLLKVCFLCKRLTHDQTKCPYQVLPQEQPLYTAPIRRNTQESVKPSRRVQQDGQNSKAPALAHRVTNSRKAQPRVIGGRETSTSLAQIRKKDPKGKAIAGGTSRIWKQKEITNTPRTEGANSKSTGESSIPIGRNSNSSGKRSAPQSGDRSSLNPNRELTSVFERLGNVEPTSPRSEDRPKSGEARSSFSKDSSQRKGSQEGRSSKGSRSPPSVFERPGSHSRNSEEGKPNFREGQSSKRRRLSNSGEREAKKPRMEPLEASVFQRLGSKGSGSGEKSTEVPVHSAHVAASRPRLSVLRIVLESGKILEEGLMDNSNPSKSV; from the coding sequence ATGTTTCgtccaaagaagaagaaagagctCTCCTTGACGGAAGAACTTAAAGAGCTCGAGTTGTTGGAGGAAGGAGAAATGGTTGACATCCCGGACCTCGAGAACGACGACCTCATTGAGGAAAACTCACTGAGTGTGGTTGTCAGATGTCTCAACCCTACCGTTCATAAAGTCGGCGGTCTCGTCAAAGCCCTCCCGCCGATATGGGGTCTCGAAGACAACGCTCATGGAAGAGGAGTGGGAGCAGACAGGGTCCAGTTCATCTTCCAATCAAGCAGAGACCTACATCATGTTCTTACTAGAGGACCTTGGTTTGTGAACGGTTGGATCGTCTCGCTTGACCAATGGTCCCCCTCCCCTCCCCCAAACTTCCTCCACAAAATCCTGTTCTGGATTAGAATCCGTGGAATCCCAGTCCACCTCCTCAAGAAGAAAGCAGTGGAAACTCTCATCGGTCCCTTGGGAGAGATAGAAAAGATAGAGCTCCACGCCAAGAACTCTACCTCAGTGGAATATATTCGTGCTCAAGTCTGGATAAACACGGATGAGCCGCTCCAGTTCAGACGCACAGCTCGGTTCAAGTCAGGAGAAGTAGTCCCCACCGAGTTGGAATATGAAAGGCTACTCAAGGTCTGCTTCCTCTGCAAGCGCCTAACGCATGACCAGACTAAATGTCCTTATCAAGTCCTCCCACAGGAGCAGCCGCTGTATACTGCTCCAATCCGGAGGAACACCCAAGAATCAGTCAAACCTTCGAGGAGAGTTCAACAGGACGGCCAAAACTCCAAAGCTCCAGCCTTAGCTCACCGAGTAACCAACTCCAGGAAAGCCCAACCTCGGGTCATAGGAGGCAGAGAGACCTCTACTTCCTTAGCTCAAATCAGGAAAAAAGATCCAAAGGGGAAAGCTATCGCTGGAGGCACAAGCCGCATCTGGAAGCAAAAGGAAATTACAAATACTCCCAGAACCGAAGGCGCAAACTCAAAGAGCACTGGTGAATCTTCAATCCCCATAGGCAGGAACTCCAACTCCTCTGGCAAAAGATCAGCGCCACAAAGTGGAGACAGGTCCTCTCTGAATCCAAACAGAGAGTTGACCTCTGTTTTCGAGAGACTTGGCAACGTAGAGCCCACATCCCCCCGCTCTGAAGATAGACCCAAGTCTGGCGAAGCACGCTCCAGTTTCTCTAAAGACTCCTCTCAACGCAAAGGATCCCAAGAAGGACGCTCAAGCAAAGGAAGCAGAAGCCCTCCTTCCGTTTTTGAGCGACCAGGCTCCCACTCAAGAAACTCAGAGGAAGGAAAACCGAACTTCAGAGAAGGCCAGTCCTCGAAGAGAAGAAGACTCAGTAACAGTGGAGAAAGAGAAGCTAAGAAACCTCGGATGGAACCACTTGAGGCCTCAGTCTTTCAGCGTTTGGGGTCCAAAGGAAGTGGCTCTGGTGAAAAATCTACAGAAGTTCCAGTTCATTCTGCTCATGTAGCAGCTTCACGCCCTCGCCTTTCTGTCCTTAGGATAGTATTGGAGAGTGGCAAAATCTTGGAAGAAGGGTTGATGGATAATTCCAACCCTTCAAAGTCAGTATGA